A single genomic interval of Oncorhynchus tshawytscha isolate Ot180627B linkage group LG15, Otsh_v2.0, whole genome shotgun sequence harbors:
- the LOC121839362 gene encoding Fc receptor-like protein 5 isoform X2: MERTCLLLLLLSTLVYCSLGQGGASLSVSPDRSQFFEYESVSLSCEVWGNSAGWRVVRNTGRGILSECNTDWGEQQGSSCIVPLIPSDSGVYWCESGSGEHSNAVNITVHAGAVIPESPALPVTEGDSVTLRCRYKRIPSNLTADFYKDGSLIRTETTGEMTIPAVSKSDEGLYTCTNSERESPESWMTVTGENMRNLDIQIIWFFFTLLSGAETCIINWVVLLYTVNRC; the protein is encoded by the exons CCTCTCTGAGTGTCAGTCCTGACAGATCTCAGTTCTTTGAatatgagtctgtctctctgagctgTGAGGTTTGGGGGAACTCTGCTGGATGGAGAGTGGTGAGGAACACAGGGAGAGGAATCCTTTCAGAGTGTAATACTGACTGGGGAGAACAACAGGGGTCTTCATGCATCGTGCCACTAATACCATCAGACAGTGGAGTGTACTGGTGTGAGTCTGGGTCTGGAGAACACAGCAATGCTGTCAACATCACAGTACATG ctggagCTGTGATCCCGGAGAGCCCTGCCCTTCCTGTGACTGAGGGAGATTCTGTGACTCTGCGCTGCAGATATAAGAGAATTCCCTCTAACCTCACAGCTGATTTCTACAAAGATGGATCCCTCATCAGGACTGAGACTACAGGAGAGATGACCATCCCTGCAGTATCCAAGTCAGATGAAGGACTCTACACGTGTACCAACTCTGAAAGAGAATCACCAGAGAGCTGGATGACTGTGACAGGTGAGAATATGAGAAACCTTGACATTCAGATTATCTGGTTCTTCTTTACACTGTTAAgtggtgctgaaacctgcattataaactgggtggttcttctttacactgttaataggtgctga
- the LOC121839362 gene encoding Fc receptor-like protein 5 isoform X1 — protein sequence MERTCLLLLLLSTLVYCSLGQGGDLSFPASLSVSPDRSQFFEYESVSLSCEVWGNSAGWRVVRNTGRGILSECNTDWGEQQGSSCIVPLIPSDSGVYWCESGSGEHSNAVNITVHAGAVIPESPALPVTEGDSVTLRCRYKRIPSNLTADFYKDGSLIRTETTGEMTIPAVSKSDEGLYTCTNSERESPESWMTVTGENMRNLDIQIIWFFFTLLSGAETCIINWVVLLYTVNRC from the exons atctctcCTTTCCAGCCTCTCTGAGTGTCAGTCCTGACAGATCTCAGTTCTTTGAatatgagtctgtctctctgagctgTGAGGTTTGGGGGAACTCTGCTGGATGGAGAGTGGTGAGGAACACAGGGAGAGGAATCCTTTCAGAGTGTAATACTGACTGGGGAGAACAACAGGGGTCTTCATGCATCGTGCCACTAATACCATCAGACAGTGGAGTGTACTGGTGTGAGTCTGGGTCTGGAGAACACAGCAATGCTGTCAACATCACAGTACATG ctggagCTGTGATCCCGGAGAGCCCTGCCCTTCCTGTGACTGAGGGAGATTCTGTGACTCTGCGCTGCAGATATAAGAGAATTCCCTCTAACCTCACAGCTGATTTCTACAAAGATGGATCCCTCATCAGGACTGAGACTACAGGAGAGATGACCATCCCTGCAGTATCCAAGTCAGATGAAGGACTCTACACGTGTACCAACTCTGAAAGAGAATCACCAGAGAGCTGGATGACTGTGACAGGTGAGAATATGAGAAACCTTGACATTCAGATTATCTGGTTCTTCTTTACACTGTTAAgtggtgctgaaacctgcattataaactgggtggttcttctttacactgttaataggtgctga